The following coding sequences lie in one Sphingobium sp. KCTC 72723 genomic window:
- a CDS encoding antitoxin, with amino-acid sequence MGEEYRARIFKSGNSLALRLPKALGLAEGEEVVLLPHEDGSISFWKEDQARQVFLALYGSMSTDFMQDGRGDTEQADRDWTSGAPQAA; translated from the coding sequence ATGGGCGAAGAATATCGGGCCAGGATTTTCAAGTCGGGCAACAGCCTGGCCTTGCGCCTGCCAAAGGCGCTGGGCTTGGCCGAAGGCGAGGAAGTCGTTCTGCTTCCCCATGAAGATGGCAGCATCTCTTTCTGGAAAGAAGATCAGGCACGACAGGTTTTCCTCGCGCTTTACGGCAGCATGTCGACTGACTTCATGCAGGATGGACGCGGCGATACCGAACAGGCAGACCGCGACTGGACGTCCGGTGCGCCGCAAGCCGCATGA
- a CDS encoding type II toxin-antitoxin system VapC family toxin, with translation MTSGYLLDTNVCIDFLLGRSAALVERVGNSFGALAVSAITAAELRVGSRTSSDPKGDMRRVDTFLSMLDIAPFDARAAASYADVVRHVGVRRKSFDRLIGAQALLLGLTLVTCNERDFADISGLRLENWTL, from the coding sequence ATGACCAGCGGCTATCTGCTCGACACGAATGTCTGCATCGACTTTCTGCTGGGACGCAGCGCCGCACTGGTGGAACGGGTGGGCAACAGCTTTGGCGCGCTGGCGGTATCGGCAATCACGGCGGCGGAATTGCGCGTGGGCAGTCGCACGTCCAGCGATCCAAAGGGCGATATGCGCCGGGTCGATACGTTTCTTTCGATGCTCGACATTGCGCCGTTCGATGCGCGCGCAGCCGCAAGCTATGCTGATGTCGTGCGTCATGTCGGCGTGCGGCGCAAAAGTTTCGATCGGCTGATCGGGGCGCAGGCGCTGCTGCTCGGCCTGACGCTGGTGACCTGCAACGAACGCGATTTTGCCGACATTTCCGGGCTTAGGCTGGAGAACTGGACATTATGA
- a CDS encoding TrmH family RNA methyltransferase, with protein MAREITGFSNPLVKRVRSLREKKFRKAEGLFLAEGLRILTEAREEGVLPEMLFHAGSTHPLARDLIAAMEDAGGEAAGYDVIETSADILSKISGKDNAQAVVGVYRDRLTPLEKLDRSKADIWIVAQSLRDPGNLGTILRTGDAVGAGGLILVDDCVDPFSVESVRASMGALFTQSITQARWPEFMTWLRSGPGELIGTSLKATHDYQEPRYQSPSFLLVGNEAQGLPEAYEAECDLLVKMPMLGKADSLNAAVATAVMAYELLNQKRKR; from the coding sequence GTGGCACGCGAAATCACCGGATTTTCCAACCCGCTGGTGAAGCGTGTGCGATCCTTGCGGGAAAAGAAATTCCGCAAGGCCGAAGGGCTGTTTCTGGCCGAAGGACTGCGCATCCTGACCGAAGCACGCGAGGAAGGCGTGTTGCCGGAAATGCTGTTTCACGCCGGGTCCACGCATCCGCTGGCGCGCGATCTGATCGCGGCGATGGAGGATGCAGGCGGCGAAGCGGCGGGCTATGATGTCATCGAAACTTCGGCCGACATTTTGTCCAAAATCAGCGGCAAGGACAATGCGCAGGCAGTCGTGGGCGTCTATCGCGACCGGCTGACCCCGCTGGAAAAGCTGGATCGCAGCAAGGCCGACATCTGGATCGTCGCGCAATCGCTGCGCGATCCGGGCAACCTTGGCACCATCCTGCGCACCGGGGACGCGGTGGGGGCTGGCGGGCTGATTCTGGTCGACGATTGCGTCGATCCCTTTTCCGTCGAATCGGTGCGGGCCAGCATGGGCGCTTTGTTCACCCAGTCGATCACGCAGGCACGCTGGCCGGAATTCATGACATGGCTGCGCAGCGGGCCGGGCGAACTGATCGGCACCAGCCTGAAAGCCACGCACGACTATCAGGAACCGCGCTATCAAAGCCCGTCCTTCCTGCTGGTCGGCAATGAAGCGCAGGGGTTGCCGGAAGCCTATGAGGCGGAATGCGACCTGCTGGTGAAGATGCCGATGCTGGGCAAGGCCGACAGCCTGAACGCAGCAGTGGCGACGGCGGTGATGGCGTATGAATTGCTGAACCAGAAGCGCAAACGATAA
- the rpsP gene encoding 30S ribosomal protein S16, producing MATSIRLSRGGSKKRPYYRIVVADSRAPRDGKFIERIGSYNPVLPKGDEKRVILDTERAKHWVAAGAQPTDRVARFLDAAGVKERPARNNPNKAVPGQKAKDRAEDRAAKIAEAQEAADAARAAAEEAAKAPVEAPVVEEAAAAEEAPAAEAPAEEAAAEKTEG from the coding sequence ATGGCAACGTCCATTCGTCTGTCGCGCGGCGGCTCCAAGAAGCGTCCCTATTATCGTATCGTCGTGGCCGACAGCCGCGCGCCGCGTGATGGCAAGTTCATCGAGCGTATCGGCAGCTATAACCCGGTCCTGCCCAAGGGCGATGAAAAGCGCGTCATTCTCGACACAGAACGCGCCAAGCATTGGGTTGCCGCCGGCGCGCAGCCGACCGACCGCGTCGCACGCTTTCTGGACGCCGCTGGCGTGAAGGAACGCCCCGCACGCAACAACCCGAACAAGGCAGTGCCGGGCCAGAAGGCCAAGGACCGCGCCGAAGATCGTGCGGCCAAGATCGCCGAAGCGCAGGAAGCTGCCGACGCTGCCCGCGCCGCAGCCGAAGAAGCCGCCAAGGCTCCTGTCGAAGCGCCTGTGGTTGAAGAAGCCGCTGCCGCTGAAGAAGCGCCCGCTGCCGAAGCGCCTGCCGAAGAAGCCGCCGCTGAAAAGACCGAGGGCTGA
- a CDS encoding sensor histidine kinase, whose amino-acid sequence MARVDLLRSVFGRVTLSALLVSLLSTLALFLVVQKIVQDDGRMMLAREVDTDLAGLADIYVSGGTPELRARIADRLAMEREDGERAWYLLADRAGRPVAGNLDRWPGIDARVSQTRFVTLPDGERMFARATQLGSGARLLVGRSHYRGEALLGRLAVAFAGAGALIALLSLLAGHYAALRLRVRVEAVNATFAAVRAGHIAARAPEPGTTSDDELAELAVNTNAMLDQVERLIEAQRAVSDQTAHEIRTPLMHLDTRILKAMEGTQDAALLRTLGQSREEIRGVVRLLDSLLDIAGSQAMRGDLRGLVDVDLSDILENLADLYGASAEELGIGFHARIASGIMLRADPMQMTRLLSNLLDNAFKYVPSGGSVALSLLPGPRIIVQDDGPGIAQADRERVFERYVRLDEAQGHRGRNGHGLGLALAMAIAQRHELSLHVEDAAPGARFILQPEVRDD is encoded by the coding sequence GTGGCTAGGGTCGACCTGCTCCGGTCGGTATTCGGCCGGGTTACGCTATCTGCCCTGCTGGTCAGCCTGTTGTCCACGCTGGCGCTGTTTCTGGTGGTGCAGAAAATCGTTCAGGATGATGGCCGCATGATGCTGGCCCGCGAAGTCGATACCGACCTGGCGGGGTTGGCCGACATCTATGTCAGCGGCGGGACGCCCGAATTGCGCGCGCGCATCGCTGACCGGCTGGCCATGGAGCGGGAGGATGGCGAACGCGCCTGGTATCTGCTGGCCGACAGGGCCGGTCGGCCGGTGGCGGGCAATCTGGATCGCTGGCCCGGCATCGACGCGCGCGTATCGCAGACCCGTTTCGTCACGCTGCCCGATGGCGAACGGATGTTCGCGCGCGCCACGCAACTGGGTTCGGGCGCGCGCCTGCTGGTCGGGCGCAGCCATTATCGCGGCGAAGCGCTGCTGGGGCGGCTGGCCGTCGCCTTCGCCGGGGCAGGCGCGCTGATCGCCTTGCTCAGCCTGCTTGCGGGCCATTATGCCGCGCTGCGCCTGCGCGTGCGGGTGGAAGCGGTGAACGCGACGTTCGCGGCGGTGCGCGCCGGGCATATCGCCGCCCGCGCGCCGGAGCCGGGAACCACGTCCGACGACGAACTGGCCGAACTGGCGGTCAACACCAACGCGATGCTGGATCAGGTCGAACGGCTGATCGAGGCGCAGCGCGCCGTGTCGGATCAGACCGCGCACGAAATCCGCACGCCCCTGATGCACCTGGACACACGCATCCTCAAGGCGATGGAAGGGACGCAGGACGCTGCACTGCTGCGCACGCTGGGCCAGTCGCGTGAGGAAATACGCGGGGTCGTGCGGCTGCTCGATTCGCTGCTCGACATTGCAGGCAGTCAGGCGATGCGCGGCGACCTGCGCGGGCTGGTCGATGTCGACCTTAGCGACATATTGGAAAATCTGGCCGACCTTTATGGCGCCAGTGCGGAGGAACTGGGCATCGGTTTCCACGCCCGCATCGCATCGGGCATCATGCTGCGCGCGGACCCGATGCAGATGACGCGGCTGTTGTCCAACTTGCTCGACAATGCGTTCAAATATGTGCCGAGCGGCGGGTCGGTGGCGCTGTCGCTGTTACCCGGCCCGCGCATCATCGTGCAGGATGATGGCCCCGGTATCGCGCAGGCCGACCGGGAAAGGGTGTTCGAACGCTATGTCCGGCTGGACGAGGCGCAGGGGCATCGGGGGCGTAACGGTCACGGGCTTGGGCTGGCCCTTGCCATGGCGATTGCGCAACGGCATGAGCTGTCCCTGCATGTGGAGGATGCCGCGCCCGGCGCGCGCTTCATCCTTCAGCCGGAGGTGCGCGATGATTAG
- the rimM gene encoding ribosome maturation factor RimM (Essential for efficient processing of 16S rRNA): MTDKPVTLAAIIGAHGVAGEVRLKLFGEGAESLKAYGSFDAAGRTLTLKSVRPSPNGAVARFAEVETRSAAEALRGTALTVPRSALPPLGEGEYYHADVIGLPCTSSEGEALGDIIAIENFGAGDVIEIQRPSLDDKPGKRFMVPMHAVTLSDDAAMIDALFVE, translated from the coding sequence TTGACCGACAAGCCCGTCACGCTCGCCGCGATCATCGGGGCGCATGGGGTGGCGGGCGAAGTCCGTCTGAAACTGTTTGGCGAAGGGGCCGAAAGCCTCAAAGCCTATGGCAGTTTCGATGCGGCGGGGCGCACATTGACGTTGAAGTCGGTGCGCCCCAGCCCCAATGGCGCGGTCGCGCGTTTCGCCGAGGTGGAGACACGAAGCGCAGCCGAAGCCCTGCGCGGCACGGCGCTTACCGTCCCGCGATCCGCCCTGCCGCCTTTGGGCGAGGGCGAATATTATCATGCCGACGTGATCGGCCTGCCCTGCACGTCCAGCGAGGGCGAAGCCTTGGGCGACATCATCGCGATCGAAAATTTCGGCGCGGGCGACGTGATCGAAATCCAGCGCCCGTCCTTGGATGACAAGCCCGGCAAGCGCTTCATGGTGCCGATGCACGCAGTCACACTGTCGGACGATGCGGCTATGATTGACGCGCTGTTCGTGGAATAG
- a CDS encoding serine hydrolase domain-containing protein: MIRAILLLLLAIIPATAHAADPAKIAAVIPDIDRIFAEFQVDSHAPGLVYGIVADGRMVHVKGLGVQDLVDKRPVTPDSLFRIASMTKAFTALAILKLRDDGKLGLDDLAETHVPELRNWTYPTRDSPRIRIRDLLTHSAGFVDDNPWGDRQTPLPQADFTKMLAQGVPFSTAPGTAYEYSNFGYALLGRVIANVSGQPYRRYVERTLLTPLGMASSGYQMSEWPLKRRAIGYRWADGHWTQEPTMADGAFGAMGGLQTSANDYARWVAFLLSAWPARDDAEAGPVARASVRMLAQGSNFVTLAQRNGTSGPSACRQAAAYGFAMRVAQDCDLGLTLAHGGGYPGYGSHVMLMPDHGVGIFVFTNRTYNGGSGAAWDAAVALHRAGALIARTLPVSALLADGYGAAARIYAAGDVLAARDRLAMNFLMDADAAHWARKLAALKSEVGACRSDAPIVATGALSGRFTWTCEKGRVAGTILLAPTPTAQIQEWKIAIKTP; encoded by the coding sequence ATGATCCGCGCGATTCTCCTCCTGCTCCTCGCGATCATCCCCGCCACGGCCCACGCGGCCGACCCCGCCAAAATCGCCGCTGTCATCCCCGACATCGACCGCATCTTCGCCGAGTTTCAGGTGGACAGCCATGCCCCCGGCCTTGTCTACGGCATCGTTGCGGACGGGCGGATGGTCCATGTAAAGGGGCTGGGCGTGCAGGATCTGGTCGACAAACGCCCGGTCACGCCCGACAGCCTGTTCCGCATCGCGTCGATGACCAAGGCGTTTACGGCACTTGCCATCCTGAAACTGCGCGACGACGGGAAACTGGGGCTGGACGATCTGGCCGAAACCCATGTGCCGGAACTGCGCAACTGGACCTATCCGACCAGGGACAGCCCGCGCATCCGCATCCGCGACCTGCTGACCCACAGCGCGGGCTTTGTGGACGACAACCCGTGGGGCGACCGGCAGACGCCATTGCCGCAGGCCGACTTCACGAAGATGCTGGCGCAGGGCGTGCCGTTCAGCACCGCGCCCGGCACGGCCTATGAATATAGCAATTTTGGCTATGCGCTGCTGGGGCGGGTCATAGCCAACGTGTCGGGGCAGCCCTATCGCCGCTATGTCGAACGCACGCTGCTCACTCCGCTGGGCATGGCGTCCAGCGGCTATCAGATGAGCGAATGGCCGCTGAAGCGCCGCGCGATCGGTTATCGCTGGGCGGACGGCCACTGGACGCAGGAACCGACGATGGCCGATGGCGCGTTCGGCGCAATGGGTGGGTTGCAGACCAGTGCGAATGATTATGCGCGCTGGGTCGCCTTCCTGCTGTCGGCCTGGCCCGCGCGCGACGATGCGGAGGCAGGTCCGGTGGCGCGCGCGTCGGTGCGGATGCTGGCGCAGGGCAGCAATTTCGTGACGCTGGCGCAGCGTAACGGCACGAGTGGGCCGAGCGCCTGCCGTCAGGCGGCGGCCTATGGCTTTGCGATGCGGGTGGCGCAGGATTGTGACCTGGGCCTGACGCTGGCGCATGGCGGCGGCTATCCCGGCTATGGCAGCCATGTGATGCTGATGCCCGACCATGGCGTGGGCATTTTCGTCTTTACCAACCGGACTTATAATGGCGGCAGCGGCGCGGCCTGGGACGCGGCGGTGGCGCTGCATCGGGCGGGCGCGCTGATCGCGCGGACGCTGCCGGTGTCGGCGTTGCTGGCCGATGGCTATGGCGCGGCTGCCCGCATCTATGCGGCGGGCGATGTGCTGGCGGCGCGGGACAGGCTGGCGATGAACTTCCTGATGGACGCCGACGCCGCACATTGGGCGCGCAAACTGGCGGCGCTGAAAAGCGAAGTCGGCGCCTGCCGCAGCGACGCGCCGATCGTCGCCACCGGCGCGCTGTCGGGGCGCTTCACCTGGACGTGCGAAAAGGGGCGGGTCGCAGGCACGATCCTGCTCGCCCCCACGCCGACAGCGCAGATTCAGGAATGGAAGATCGCGATCAAGACGCCCTGA
- a CDS encoding response regulator transcription factor, with translation MEQSDQISILLVEDDAAARANIAAILTGAGMAVEQAEDGAVGLTRAGSGTHDVVILDRMLPSLSGIDIVKRMRGAGVGAPVLMLSALGRSEHRVEGLESGVDDYLAKPFEPDELVARVRALWRRASRRNPDPVLLFGDLECHVKARTVWRQGRHLALSPKEFELFLYLMHHAGEVVTREMLLRHVWKLSFDPQTNVVDVNVGRLRRKLEEGFDGPVLETVWGTGYRLIAAAPAVAATGRAGAASGG, from the coding sequence ATGGAGCAAAGTGACCAGATTTCCATATTGCTGGTGGAGGATGATGCGGCTGCGCGCGCCAATATCGCGGCCATCCTGACCGGCGCGGGCATGGCAGTGGAGCAGGCGGAGGATGGCGCGGTGGGCCTGACCCGCGCGGGCAGCGGCACCCATGACGTCGTCATTCTCGACCGGATGCTGCCCAGCCTGTCGGGCATCGACATCGTCAAACGGATGCGCGGCGCGGGTGTGGGCGCGCCGGTGCTGATGCTGTCGGCGCTTGGCCGCAGCGAACATCGGGTCGAAGGGCTGGAAAGCGGCGTCGATGATTATCTGGCCAAACCGTTCGAGCCGGACGAACTGGTCGCGCGCGTCCGTGCGCTGTGGCGTCGCGCCAGCCGCCGCAACCCTGATCCCGTGCTGCTGTTCGGCGACCTGGAATGTCATGTAAAGGCGCGCACCGTCTGGCGGCAGGGGCGGCATCTGGCGCTTTCGCCCAAGGAATTCGAACTGTTCCTCTACCTGATGCATCATGCAGGGGAAGTCGTGACGCGCGAAATGCTGCTGCGCCATGTGTGGAAATTGAGTTTCGATCCCCAGACCAATGTGGTCGACGTCAATGTCGGCCGCCTGCGCCGCAAGCTGGAAGAAGGGTTTGACGGCCCCGTGCTGGAAACCGTGTGGGGGACAGGATATCGGCTGATCGCTGCCGCTCCCGCCGTCGCTGCGACGGGACGGGCGGGCGCAGCGTCCGGTGGCTAG
- a CDS encoding AI-2E family transporter — translation MDTQVSPPTRIEDGFFLALVLIVSIAFAMVVQPLFAAILWGVIAAILFAPVNKRLLTFMPTHRNGAALITLMLILCIVIVPAIVLAMALLQEAVYFYAKIQAGEIDFARMFAQVLNSLPAWARGFLRNWGLTNFDAAQAMLTRGITSSFRTLATQALVIGQSAFGFIMALGVMLYLAFFLLRDGEELAGRVAAAAPLRAHQRQALIQQFVVVIRATIKGSIVVAIVQGLIGGVIFWALGIQGALLWGVLMGAFSLLPAIGTGLIWVPVAIYLFASGAFWQGAVLVACGVLVIGMVDNVLRPILVGRDTRIPDYVVLISTLGGIEMFGFNGIVIGPVIAALFIATWNIFTRMRAAAIAE, via the coding sequence ATGGACACGCAAGTTTCGCCCCCGACCCGGATAGAGGATGGTTTCTTCCTCGCGCTGGTGCTGATCGTCTCGATCGCCTTTGCGATGGTGGTCCAGCCGCTGTTCGCTGCCATCCTGTGGGGTGTGATCGCCGCGATCCTGTTCGCGCCGGTCAATAAACGGCTGCTGACGTTCATGCCGACTCACCGCAACGGGGCGGCGCTCATCACCCTGATGCTGATCCTGTGCATCGTCATCGTGCCTGCCATCGTGCTGGCCATGGCGCTGTTGCAGGAAGCAGTCTATTTCTACGCCAAGATCCAGGCGGGCGAAATCGACTTCGCCCGCATGTTCGCGCAGGTACTCAACAGCCTGCCTGCATGGGCGCGGGGATTTCTGCGCAACTGGGGGCTGACCAATTTCGACGCGGCGCAGGCGATGCTGACGCGCGGCATCACCAGCAGCTTCCGCACGCTGGCGACACAGGCACTGGTGATCGGGCAAAGCGCGTTCGGCTTCATCATGGCGCTGGGCGTCATGCTCTACCTCGCCTTCTTCCTGCTGCGCGATGGCGAGGAACTGGCCGGGCGGGTCGCCGCCGCCGCGCCGCTGCGCGCGCATCAGCGTCAGGCGCTGATCCAGCAATTCGTCGTCGTCATCCGCGCCACGATCAAGGGCAGCATCGTCGTCGCCATCGTTCAGGGGCTGATCGGCGGAGTCATATTCTGGGCGCTGGGCATACAGGGCGCGCTGCTGTGGGGCGTGCTGATGGGCGCTTTCTCGCTGCTGCCCGCCATCGGCACGGGCCTGATCTGGGTGCCGGTCGCCATCTATCTGTTTGCCAGCGGGGCGTTCTGGCAGGGGGCGGTGCTGGTCGCGTGCGGGGTGCTGGTGATCGGCATGGTCGACAATGTGCTGCGCCCGATCCTGGTCGGTCGCGACACGCGCATCCCCGACTATGTCGTGCTGATTTCCACATTGGGCGGCATCGAAATGTTCGGCTTCAACGGCATCGTCATTGGCCCGGTGATTGCCGCGCTGTTCATCGCGACGTGGAACATCTTTACCCGGATGCGCGCAGCAGCCATCGCTGAATAG
- the rplS gene encoding 50S ribosomal protein L19 produces the protein MNILQQIEAENIAALGKTIPEFRPGDTLRVGVKVVEGERSRVQNYEGVCIARSNKGMGSNFTVRKISFGEGVERVFPLYSPNLDSITVVRRGVVRRAKLYYLRGRTGKRARIAERRDVRTEG, from the coding sequence ATGAACATCCTCCAGCAGATCGAGGCGGAAAACATCGCTGCCCTCGGCAAGACCATCCCTGAATTCCGTCCCGGCGACACGCTGCGCGTCGGCGTGAAGGTCGTCGAAGGCGAACGGAGCCGCGTCCAGAATTACGAAGGCGTGTGCATCGCGCGTTCGAACAAGGGCATGGGTTCCAACTTCACCGTGCGCAAGATTTCGTTCGGCGAAGGCGTGGAGCGCGTATTCCCGCTTTATTCGCCCAACCTAGATTCGATCACCGTCGTTCGTCGCGGTGTCGTGCGTCGTGCCAAGCTCTATTATCTGCGCGGCCGCACCGGCAAGCGCGCGCGCATCGCCGAGCGCCGCGACGTCCGCACCGAAGGTTGA
- a CDS encoding MFS transporter, which produces MAEASGIGEMWRHKRVLGASLIGTAVEFYDFYIYATAASLIFPSLFFPSSSPSAQLMASYGSLALAFLARPLGAAVFGHYGDRVGRKATLVTSLMLMGGCTLAIGFLPTHAQIGWWAPLILCLLRFGQGLGLGGEWGGAALLAVENAPPGWRARFGMFPQLGAPVGFIAANGLFLILGSILTDAEFFAWGWRLPFLGSAVLVFLGLWVRLKLTETPEFAAAQADAPPPAMPLATLLKEHLGAAIAGTFAVVACFAIYYIATAFALGYGTTALKIDRSAFLSVQLGAILFMAVSIVIAGWWADRTSPTRVLAWGCIGTIFMGLIFGPMIGTGALLPIFAILSLALFLMGFVYGPLGAYLPALFPIQLRYTGASFSFNLGGIIGGALAPIVATWLIAAQGVALVGLYMSAAAAISLGGLWFTSRR; this is translated from the coding sequence ATGGCGGAAGCAAGCGGCATCGGCGAAATGTGGCGGCACAAGCGGGTGCTGGGGGCCAGCCTGATCGGCACGGCAGTCGAATTTTACGACTTCTATATCTATGCGACCGCCGCCAGCCTGATCTTCCCATCGCTGTTTTTCCCATCGTCCAGCCCGTCGGCGCAGTTGATGGCGTCCTATGGCAGCCTGGCCCTCGCCTTTCTCGCCCGACCGCTGGGGGCAGCGGTGTTCGGCCATTATGGCGACCGGGTGGGACGCAAGGCGACACTGGTGACGTCGCTGATGCTGATGGGCGGATGCACGCTGGCGATCGGTTTCCTGCCGACCCATGCGCAGATCGGCTGGTGGGCGCCGCTGATCCTGTGCCTGCTGCGCTTTGGTCAGGGGCTGGGGCTGGGCGGCGAATGGGGCGGCGCGGCGCTGCTGGCGGTGGAGAACGCACCACCGGGATGGCGCGCACGCTTTGGCATGTTCCCGCAACTGGGGGCGCCGGTCGGCTTCATCGCGGCCAATGGCCTGTTCCTGATCCTTGGCTCCATCCTGACCGACGCGGAGTTTTTCGCCTGGGGCTGGCGCCTGCCCTTCCTGGGCAGCGCGGTGCTGGTGTTTCTGGGCCTTTGGGTGCGGCTGAAGCTGACCGAAACGCCTGAGTTTGCCGCTGCGCAGGCGGATGCGCCACCGCCCGCCATGCCGCTCGCCACCTTGCTGAAAGAGCATCTGGGTGCCGCGATCGCTGGCACTTTTGCGGTCGTGGCCTGCTTTGCCATCTATTATATCGCGACGGCCTTTGCGCTGGGATACGGCACCACCGCGCTGAAAATCGACCGCAGCGCCTTCCTGTCGGTGCAGCTCGGCGCGATCCTGTTCATGGCGGTCAGCATCGTGATCGCTGGATGGTGGGCGGACAGGACCAGCCCGACCCGCGTGCTGGCATGGGGCTGTATCGGCACGATCTTCATGGGGCTGATTTTTGGCCCGATGATCGGCACCGGCGCGCTGTTGCCGATCTTTGCGATCCTGAGCCTCGCGCTGTTCCTGATGGGGTTCGTCTATGGGCCGCTGGGGGCATATCTGCCTGCCCTGTTCCCGATCCAGCTGCGCTATACCGGCGCGTCCTTCTCGTTCAATCTGGGTGGAATCATTGGTGGGGCGCTGGCACCCATCGTCGCCACCTGGCTGATCGCGGCGCAGGGTGTGGCGCTGGTCGGCCTCTATATGTCAGCGGCCGCCGCGATCAGCCTGGGCGGGCTGTGGTTTACCAGCCGCCGGTAA
- the trmD gene encoding tRNA (guanosine(37)-N1)-methyltransferase TrmD, with product MSFAAQILTLYPEMFPGPLGVSLAGRALMEGKWSCDPICIRDFATDKHRTVDDTPAGGGAGMVLRADIVACAVDHALERRPDLPVLAMTPRGAPITQARVRQLAEGSGATILCGRFEGFDERIFDARPIEQVSMGDIILSGGEMAALLLLDACVRLLPGVMGAASSGVEESFETGLLEYPHYTRPVEWEGRTIPQVLRSGDHAKIAAWRKQRADDDTRLRRPDLWERHTGVRVESPSGAQRDLKD from the coding sequence ATGAGCTTTGCCGCGCAGATATTGACGCTCTATCCGGAGATGTTTCCGGGGCCGCTGGGCGTATCGCTGGCGGGCAGGGCGCTGATGGAGGGGAAATGGTCGTGCGATCCCATCTGTATCCGCGACTTTGCCACCGACAAGCATCGCACGGTGGACGATACGCCTGCGGGCGGCGGCGCGGGCATGGTGTTGCGCGCGGACATAGTAGCATGCGCGGTCGACCATGCGCTGGAACGCCGCCCGGACCTGCCCGTGCTGGCGATGACGCCGCGCGGCGCGCCGATTACGCAAGCCCGTGTGCGCCAACTGGCGGAGGGGTCGGGCGCAACCATCCTGTGCGGCCGGTTCGAGGGATTTGACGAACGGATTTTCGACGCCCGCCCGATTGAGCAGGTCAGCATGGGCGACATCATATTGTCCGGCGGGGAAATGGCCGCGCTGCTGCTGCTGGATGCTTGCGTCAGGCTGCTTCCCGGTGTAATGGGCGCGGCTTCCAGTGGGGTGGAGGAGTCCTTTGAAACGGGGCTGCTTGAATATCCCCACTATACCCGCCCGGTAGAATGGGAGGGACGCACGATCCCGCAGGTGTTGCGATCGGGGGATCATGCGAAGATCGCTGCCTGGCGGAAACAAAGGGCGGATGATGATACACGGCTAAGGCGGCCGGACCTTTGGGAACGTCACACTGGCGTTCGGGTCGAGTCGCCCTCTGGTGCGCAACGCGACTTGAAGGACTGA